The following are encoded together in the Leuconostoc mesenteroides subsp. mesenteroides ATCC 8293 genome:
- a CDS encoding DUF4811 domain-containing protein yields the protein MIILIMAVFALLGFLANMMLENRVIRLLTALIMFIGLIISVIGIVANMHDHYGMKAVTTTKKQQIYTAGDANQGFGMLLYQGVGTNGKENVYIYKTSSDAKKTFVAKPDLKTTSRRESIAGNKAYKVTKTTRWVYKNNTYKLLFGIADNNKSLKHRRTIYQVPSTWIALTTTQAKSLSAKMTPKTDAEKAAAAEQQKQLAELAQKDPDKAAQMQVKAVKAALDSK from the coding sequence ATGATTATTTTAATTATGGCAGTATTTGCGCTGCTAGGCTTTTTAGCAAATATGATGTTAGAAAACCGTGTTATTCGTTTGCTAACCGCTCTGATTATGTTTATCGGTTTAATTATTTCTGTGATTGGCATTGTTGCAAACATGCACGATCATTATGGTATGAAAGCAGTTACGACGACCAAAAAACAGCAAATTTATACAGCGGGTGATGCTAATCAAGGATTTGGTATGCTGTTGTATCAAGGTGTTGGAACTAATGGTAAAGAAAATGTTTATATTTATAAAACAAGTTCCGATGCTAAGAAAACTTTCGTGGCAAAGCCAGATTTGAAAACAACTTCTAGACGAGAAAGTATCGCTGGAAACAAAGCATACAAGGTCACAAAAACGACACGTTGGGTTTATAAAAACAATACTTACAAATTATTGTTTGGAATTGCTGATAATAATAAGAGTTTGAAGCATCGACGTACTATTTATCAAGTACCAAGTACCTGGATTGCCTTGACAACTACTCAGGCAAAATCACTATCTGCTAAAATGACGCCTAAAACAGATGCTGAAAAAGCTGCTGCTGCTGAACAACAAAAGCAATTAGCAGAATTAGCTCAAAAAGATCCTGACAAAGCAGCGCAAATGCAGGTTAAGGCAGTTAAGGCAGCTCTAGATAGTAAATGA
- a CDS encoding type I pantothenate kinase: MIDLDNLIKSKYVAPFMVIGITGSVAVGKSTFAHDLADKLSQQNIKTTVISTDDFLMSNDELHERGLFDQKGFPQTYNLDLLEKVITRFRAGEKSLNIPVYTQELADIHPNETQIIELPNILIVEGVVALQLPPKHFDLKIYIDADLADIKEWYLSRTLEVTALAKDDPSSWRYDYAKMPIDEFTQLVMQVWENTNQKNLDQYILPTKSLADMIVHFDKQHRIFDIELK; the protein is encoded by the coding sequence ATGATTGATCTAGATAATTTGATTAAAAGCAAGTACGTTGCGCCATTTATGGTTATTGGTATTACAGGTTCTGTGGCCGTCGGTAAAAGCACATTTGCACATGATTTGGCTGATAAGCTTAGCCAACAGAATATCAAAACAACAGTCATCAGCACTGATGACTTTTTAATGTCTAATGATGAACTCCATGAGCGTGGTCTATTTGATCAAAAAGGTTTTCCACAGACATACAATCTTGATCTGTTGGAAAAAGTTATCACGCGCTTTCGTGCGGGGGAAAAGTCACTCAATATTCCAGTTTATACACAGGAACTTGCGGATATTCATCCAAACGAGACACAAATTATTGAATTACCTAATATCCTAATCGTTGAGGGTGTTGTTGCTTTGCAGTTACCACCCAAACATTTTGATTTGAAAATATATATAGATGCTGATTTGGCAGATATCAAAGAATGGTATCTATCCCGAACGCTTGAGGTCACAGCTTTAGCCAAGGATGATCCCTCTAGTTGGCGTTATGATTACGCCAAAATGCCGATCGACGAATTTACTCAGTTAGTTATGCAAGTTTGGGAAAACACTAATCAAAAAAATCTGGATCAGTATATTTTACCCACGAAATCACTTGCTGACATGATTGTTCATTTTGATAAACAACACCGTATTTTTGACATCGAATTAAAATAA
- the atpH gene encoding ATP synthase F1 subunit delta produces MAKNIKDIANQYAKAIFELAGEQDNVDEVLTDLRTIKTVLDENQNFITIASSADVAIASRDDLLKTLTGNSTDSVKNLVKLLQVNNRLNILSIVVDEFVSQYNEVNGIVDVQATTAVALDDGRLDKLASVFASKTGAQQVNIENVVDESILGGVILQSQSTLIDGSLQTKIAKMKAQLLG; encoded by the coding sequence ATGGCAAAGAATATTAAAGATATTGCTAACCAATACGCCAAAGCAATTTTTGAACTTGCTGGCGAACAAGATAATGTTGATGAGGTTTTGACGGATTTACGCACAATTAAAACAGTGCTTGATGAAAACCAAAATTTCATAACTATTGCCTCATCAGCGGACGTTGCTATTGCTTCACGTGATGATCTGTTAAAAACATTAACAGGTAACAGCACTGACTCAGTTAAAAATTTGGTTAAGCTGTTACAGGTTAACAATCGTTTGAACATTTTATCAATTGTAGTTGATGAATTTGTCAGCCAATATAATGAAGTAAATGGCATCGTGGATGTGCAAGCAACTACGGCTGTTGCACTAGACGATGGACGTTTAGATAAATTAGCTTCTGTCTTTGCATCAAAAACAGGTGCACAGCAAGTTAATATTGAAAACGTAGTTGATGAAAGCATCCTTGGTGGTGTTATCTTGCAGTCACAATCAACTTTAATTGATGGTAGCTTGCAAACAAAAATTGCCAAAATGAAGGCACAATTATTAGGTTAG
- a CDS encoding uracil-xanthine permease family protein produces the protein MSKNQNNAIYDLHDKPPFFTWLGLSLQHLFSMFGATVLVPLLVGLNPGVALFTSGVGTLLHLLITRGKVPAYMGSSFAFIIPMTSLLKTVGYPAVAQGIISVGLVYLVVAFIVTFTGTAWIEHIFPAEVVGPIIMVIGLSLAGSAASSATTMNGHYDIRVFTVALVTLLATIAFNMFLRGFLGLLPVLLGIIFGYIVALITGLVDLSPVASAHWFQLPNFETFIGKDGFVFYPAAVLSMAPLALVTLSEHLGHLMVLSKITGTDFFENPGLKRTLTGDGTASVVAGLIGGPAVTSYGENIGVMQLSRVYSVWVIGGAAFFAVVFSFVGKLSALISTIPGAVTGGVGFMLYGVIAAAGLQVIVDNKVDYSKKRNLMIAAPIMVVGIGNFHLQLSTQVDFSGVAIATILGIVLNLVLPKVAASEK, from the coding sequence ATGTCAAAAAATCAAAATAATGCGATTTATGATTTACATGATAAGCCACCCTTTTTTACATGGTTAGGTTTATCATTGCAACATCTGTTTTCTATGTTCGGCGCTACTGTTTTAGTGCCATTACTCGTTGGCCTCAATCCTGGAGTAGCCCTGTTTACATCAGGAGTCGGTACACTGCTTCATTTACTGATTACACGTGGTAAAGTACCAGCTTACATGGGTTCGAGCTTTGCTTTCATTATTCCCATGACGTCCTTGCTGAAGACAGTTGGTTATCCAGCCGTAGCGCAAGGAATTATCTCTGTTGGGCTAGTATATTTGGTTGTTGCTTTCATTGTAACTTTTACTGGCACTGCTTGGATTGAGCATATTTTCCCAGCTGAGGTCGTGGGACCTATCATCATGGTAATTGGCTTGAGTCTAGCTGGTTCTGCTGCTTCCTCAGCGACTACCATGAATGGACATTATGATATTCGTGTGTTTACGGTCGCGTTGGTTACGTTGCTGGCAACGATTGCTTTTAATATGTTTTTAAGGGGATTTTTAGGACTATTGCCAGTGCTACTTGGAATTATCTTTGGTTATATTGTGGCTTTAATCACTGGTCTAGTAGATTTAAGCCCTGTGGCTTCTGCCCATTGGTTCCAATTACCTAATTTTGAGACGTTCATTGGTAAAGATGGTTTCGTCTTTTATCCAGCGGCTGTACTGAGCATGGCACCATTAGCTTTAGTTACGCTGTCTGAGCATCTAGGACATTTGATGGTTTTGTCAAAAATCACTGGGACTGATTTTTTTGAAAATCCAGGTTTGAAACGTACCTTAACGGGGGATGGTACGGCTTCTGTTGTTGCTGGATTGATTGGTGGACCAGCGGTAACATCTTACGGTGAAAACATTGGCGTTATGCAATTGAGCCGTGTTTATTCAGTTTGGGTCATTGGTGGAGCAGCCTTTTTTGCGGTCGTTTTTAGTTTTGTTGGTAAGCTATCAGCTTTGATTTCGACGATCCCTGGCGCTGTTACGGGTGGTGTTGGCTTTATGTTGTATGGTGTCATTGCGGCTGCAGGGTTGCAAGTTATCGTTGACAATAAGGTTGATTATAGTAAGAAACGTAATTTAATGATTGCAGCACCTATTATGGTTGTCGGTATTGGAAACTTTCATTTACAATTAAGCACACAAGTTGATTTTTCTGGTGTTGCCATTGCTACTATTTTGGGCATTGTATTGAATTTGGTGTTGCCAAAAGTGGCTGCAAGTGAAAAGTAA
- a CDS encoding MDR family MFS transporter: MSDTITDTHGKSVNRLAMMLVLLVGVFSVMLMQTSLGTAQPALMKAFDVNASTVQWLTTIFLMANGIMVPVSAFLTTRIPTKTLYLSALSLFTAGTFLAFMTPTNAFWLLMVARVLQAMAVGVLMPLMQVVSLTLFDAESRGKAMGLGGLVVGMAPAIGPTLSGWILEKDHTFLGFTLQNSWRSIFLIDLPVVIIVIIASFFVFHDVLPTRNISLNVRSLIESTFGFGLLLFGFAMVSTHGWGDLGWVILPLIAGILIIAEFMWHQSRMDKPFLDMSVFKNRQFTITTILVSLAMMSMIGVEMILPIFLQNIRGMTPLHSGLTLLPGALMMGLISPLAGAFYDKHGAKRLAITGFTILIIGTLPLFYMTADTPSIYITALYTLRMFGIAMVMMPLTASAMGALSPETAAQGTAANNTMRQIASSLGTAILASMMQSVTDNNKPSSALKGQDPLEWAQKMIDATLKGFHASFLLAASFAIVAVIIAFTLHSGKVNTPSKMEASK, encoded by the coding sequence ATGTCAGATACAATTACAGATACACATGGTAAAAGCGTCAATCGCTTAGCTATGATGCTCGTCTTATTGGTTGGTGTCTTCTCGGTGATGCTGATGCAGACCTCACTTGGAACAGCACAACCAGCACTGATGAAGGCTTTTGATGTTAATGCCTCTACCGTACAATGGTTGACGACCATATTCTTAATGGCTAACGGTATTATGGTGCCGGTTTCAGCCTTCTTAACGACAAGAATTCCCACAAAAACGCTTTATTTATCAGCGTTGAGCTTATTTACAGCCGGAACTTTTTTGGCCTTTATGACACCAACAAATGCATTCTGGTTACTAATGGTTGCACGTGTATTACAAGCAATGGCAGTTGGTGTCTTGATGCCTCTGATGCAGGTCGTATCCTTGACGCTGTTTGATGCAGAGTCACGTGGAAAAGCCATGGGCTTGGGTGGTCTAGTTGTTGGTATGGCACCTGCCATCGGACCAACACTATCAGGGTGGATTTTGGAGAAAGATCATACTTTTCTGGGTTTCACGTTACAAAATTCTTGGCGCTCTATATTTCTAATTGACTTACCAGTCGTCATTATTGTTATTATTGCCTCATTCTTTGTATTCCACGATGTTTTACCTACTAGGAATATTTCTCTTAATGTGCGTTCACTAATCGAATCGACATTTGGGTTTGGATTGTTACTATTCGGTTTTGCCATGGTATCAACACATGGTTGGGGCGACCTTGGTTGGGTTATCTTACCATTAATAGCAGGTATTTTAATTATTGCAGAATTTATGTGGCATCAATCAAGAATGGATAAGCCATTCTTAGATATGTCAGTATTCAAAAATAGGCAGTTCACGATTACGACAATTTTGGTTTCTTTAGCTATGATGTCCATGATTGGGGTTGAAATGATTCTGCCAATCTTCTTACAAAATATTCGTGGCATGACGCCTTTGCACTCAGGATTAACATTATTACCGGGTGCATTAATGATGGGACTTATTTCACCATTAGCCGGTGCATTCTATGACAAGCATGGCGCTAAGCGTTTAGCTATTACTGGTTTTACTATTTTAATTATTGGCACACTACCATTGTTTTATATGACCGCTGATACGCCGTCTATATATATCACAGCACTTTACACATTGCGTATGTTTGGTATTGCCATGGTTATGATGCCGCTAACAGCATCAGCTATGGGTGCTTTGTCTCCAGAGACTGCTGCACAAGGAACGGCAGCTAACAACACAATGCGTCAAATTGCTTCATCCCTAGGAACAGCTATTTTGGCTTCAATGATGCAATCAGTAACAGATAATAATAAGCCATCATCTGCCTTAAAAGGGCAAGATCCGTTAGAATGGGCACAAAAAATGATTGATGCGACGTTGAAAGGTTTTCATGCTTCATTTCTTCTGGCAGCATCCTTTGCCATTGTAGCTGTTATTATTGCATTTACATTGCACAGCGGTAAGGTAAACACACCATCAAAGATGGAGGCGTCAAAATGA
- the gpmA gene encoding 2,3-diphosphoglycerate-dependent phosphoglycerate mutase has product MAKLVLIRHGQSEWNALNLFNGWIDTKLSEKGIAQAKEAGDLLAAEGIQFDQAYTSVLTRAIQTLHLALEEAGQLFIPEAKSWRLNERHYGALQGQNKAEAAEKWGDEQVHIWRRSYDVLPPLLDSYDETMTVQGNTYPAFDRRYADVPEGELPLGENLKITLERVLPFWESDISKDLKAGKNVVIAAHGNSLRALVKHLENISDDDILNVEIANGQPLVYDLADDLSVVSKKTLTK; this is encoded by the coding sequence ATGGCTAAGTTAGTATTAATCCGTCACGGTCAAAGTGAATGGAATGCATTAAACTTGTTTAATGGTTGGATTGACACAAAGTTGTCTGAAAAAGGTATTGCCCAAGCCAAAGAAGCTGGCGATCTTTTGGCTGCTGAAGGTATTCAATTTGACCAAGCATATACGTCAGTTTTGACGCGTGCAATCCAAACATTGCACTTGGCTTTAGAAGAAGCAGGACAATTGTTTATTCCAGAAGCAAAGTCATGGCGTTTGAATGAACGTCATTATGGCGCATTGCAAGGTCAAAACAAAGCCGAAGCTGCTGAAAAGTGGGGTGACGAGCAAGTTCACATCTGGCGTCGTTCATACGACGTTTTGCCACCATTGTTGGACTCATATGATGAAACAATGACAGTACAAGGTAATACTTACCCAGCATTTGATCGTCGCTACGCCGATGTACCTGAAGGTGAATTGCCATTGGGTGAAAACTTGAAAATTACTTTGGAACGTGTATTGCCTTTCTGGGAATCAGACATTTCAAAAGATTTAAAAGCTGGTAAAAACGTGGTTATTGCCGCTCACGGTAACTCATTGCGTGCCTTGGTTAAGCACTTGGAAAACATCTCAGATGACGACATTTTGAATGTTGAAATTGCTAACGGACAACCATTGGTATATGATTTGGCTGATGATTTGTCAGTCGTATCAAAAAAGACATTAACTAAGTAA
- the atpF gene encoding F0F1 ATP synthase subunit B — protein MLGITTLAALPLGNMLFIIIAFLLLMLILKKVAYGPLTKVLDERADKISSDIDGAEVARQEAEKLASQRQAELAETRQNATKVVNDAKASAQKQSDLIVSAANDRAASVSQQAQTDAQKLKEDAISGAKNDVAALSVAIASKLMQKELSLNDQQALIDAYISDLETK, from the coding sequence ATGTTGGGAATAACAACATTGGCAGCACTTCCACTTGGAAATATGCTGTTTATTATCATCGCCTTCCTCTTGTTGATGCTCATTTTGAAGAAGGTGGCCTACGGACCATTGACAAAAGTTCTTGATGAACGTGCTGATAAAATTTCTTCTGACATTGACGGTGCTGAAGTAGCTCGTCAAGAGGCAGAGAAATTAGCATCACAACGTCAAGCTGAATTGGCTGAAACACGTCAAAATGCCACAAAAGTGGTTAATGATGCAAAAGCTAGCGCTCAAAAGCAAAGTGACCTAATCGTCTCTGCAGCTAACGATCGCGCAGCTTCTGTCAGCCAACAAGCGCAGACAGATGCACAAAAGCTCAAGGAAGACGCAATTTCTGGTGCAAAAAACGATGTTGCAGCCCTTTCGGTGGCAATCGCTTCAAAGTTAATGCAAAAAGAACTATCGTTAAATGATCAACAAGCATTAATTGATGCTTACATTTCAGATTTAGAAACTAAATAA
- the atpA gene encoding F0F1 ATP synthase subunit alpha, producing the protein MAIQAEEISALIKQQLEKFDTTLTVEEVGTVTYVGDGVARATGLANALAGELVEFANGTYGMAQNLESSEVGIIILGGFDDIREGDTVKRTGRIMEVPVGEQLIGRVVNALGQPIDGLGEIKTDKTRPVEVKAPGVMERKSVSEPLQTGIKAIDALVPIGRGQRELIIGDRKTGKTSLAIDTILNQKDQNMIVIYVAIGQKNSTVRAQVETLRQMGAMDYTIVVNAGPSEPAPMLYLAPYVGAAMGEEFMYNGKHVLIVYDDLSKQATAYRELSLILRRPPGREAYPGDVFYLHSRLLERAAKLSDELGGGSMTALPFIETQAGDVSAYIPTNVISITDGQVFLDADQFYAGVRPAIDAGTSVSRVGGDAQIKAMKKVAGTLRLDLASFRELESFAQFGSDLDSATQAKLARGRRTVEILKQPLNKPMPVQHQVVVLYALTHGYLDDVEVADIQRFQDELIAYVDANASELFKAIVETKNLPEEADLNAAIEAFKAGFAGSESAE; encoded by the coding sequence ATGGCTATTCAAGCTGAAGAAATTTCTGCTTTAATTAAGCAACAGCTCGAAAAGTTCGACACAACGCTAACTGTAGAAGAAGTGGGAACTGTCACTTATGTTGGTGATGGTGTGGCCCGTGCAACTGGCTTGGCAAATGCCTTAGCTGGTGAACTTGTCGAATTTGCTAATGGCACTTACGGCATGGCCCAAAACCTCGAATCGAGCGAAGTTGGAATTATCATTCTTGGTGGTTTTGACGATATTCGCGAAGGTGACACAGTAAAGCGTACTGGCCGCATCATGGAAGTGCCAGTTGGCGAACAATTAATCGGACGCGTTGTTAACGCCTTGGGTCAACCAATTGATGGATTGGGTGAAATCAAGACAGATAAGACACGCCCTGTAGAAGTAAAAGCACCTGGTGTTATGGAACGTAAATCCGTTTCCGAACCATTACAGACAGGTATTAAAGCAATCGATGCCCTTGTTCCAATTGGACGTGGACAACGTGAGTTAATCATTGGTGACCGTAAGACAGGTAAAACTTCTTTGGCCATCGATACAATTTTGAATCAAAAAGATCAAAACATGATCGTTATCTATGTTGCCATTGGCCAAAAGAATTCAACTGTGCGTGCACAAGTTGAAACCTTACGTCAAATGGGCGCTATGGACTATACAATTGTTGTTAATGCTGGTCCTTCCGAACCAGCACCAATGTTGTATTTGGCGCCTTATGTTGGTGCAGCCATGGGTGAAGAATTCATGTATAATGGCAAGCACGTTTTGATCGTGTATGATGATTTATCAAAGCAAGCCACGGCTTATCGTGAGCTGTCATTGATTCTTCGTCGTCCACCAGGACGTGAAGCTTATCCTGGTGACGTTTTCTACTTGCACTCACGTTTACTAGAGCGTGCGGCTAAGTTGAGCGATGAATTAGGTGGCGGTTCAATGACTGCTTTGCCATTTATCGAAACGCAGGCCGGTGATGTTTCTGCGTATATTCCAACAAACGTAATTTCTATTACTGATGGTCAAGTGTTCTTAGATGCTGATCAATTCTATGCTGGTGTCCGTCCTGCCATTGACGCTGGAACTTCTGTTTCACGTGTTGGTGGTGATGCGCAGATTAAGGCTATGAAGAAGGTTGCTGGTACATTGCGTTTGGATCTGGCGTCTTTCCGTGAGTTAGAAAGTTTCGCGCAGTTTGGTTCTGACTTGGATTCAGCAACCCAAGCAAAGCTTGCTCGTGGACGTCGTACTGTTGAAATTTTGAAGCAGCCATTGAACAAACCAATGCCCGTACAACATCAAGTTGTTGTATTATATGCATTGACACATGGTTACTTGGATGATGTTGAAGTAGCAGATATTCAACGTTTCCAAGATGAATTGATTGCATATGTTGATGCAAATGCTTCAGAATTATTCAAAGCAATTGTTGAAACAAAGAACTTACCTGAAGAGGCTGATTTGAATGCAGCAATCGAAGCCTTTAAGGCTGGATTTGCTGGATCTGAATCAGCAGAATAA
- the atpB gene encoding F0F1 ATP synthase subunit A: protein MDDPTATFKFLGLTFDWTTIISTLLAMAIVIIVSIVLTRKLSVKPNKRQNAIEYLLDFTNGIVNGQLTKKQARQFGLFAFTLFFFVIVSNEMGLLIQFKLGDGVTYIKSPTADPIVTMTLAIMSLMVAHGMGVQELGFKGYIKNMFFTPYSWMLPLNIIEQLANFLTLSLRLFGNIFAGEMLLTLVANSLAWPGHFNGLWSVLALPIEMVWQGFSLFIGGIQAYVFVILTGVFISQLSGNE from the coding sequence ATGGATGACCCAACGGCAACGTTTAAGTTTCTTGGTCTAACCTTTGATTGGACAACGATTATTTCAACGTTGCTGGCTATGGCAATTGTTATCATTGTCTCAATTGTGTTAACCCGCAAACTTAGTGTAAAGCCTAACAAACGGCAAAACGCAATCGAATATTTGTTAGATTTCACCAACGGTATCGTGAATGGACAGCTAACAAAGAAGCAAGCGCGCCAGTTTGGTTTGTTCGCATTTACATTGTTTTTCTTTGTAATTGTGTCAAACGAAATGGGCTTGCTAATACAGTTTAAGCTTGGCGATGGTGTGACTTATATTAAGTCACCAACTGCTGATCCGATTGTAACAATGACGCTTGCAATTATGTCGTTGATGGTTGCTCACGGTATGGGCGTTCAAGAACTTGGTTTTAAGGGCTATATTAAGAACATGTTCTTCACCCCATATTCATGGATGCTTCCGTTGAATATTATTGAACAATTAGCCAATTTCTTGACGTTGTCACTGCGTTTGTTTGGTAACATCTTCGCTGGTGAAATGTTACTAACGCTCGTGGCTAACAGTTTGGCCTGGCCTGGGCACTTTAATGGGCTCTGGTCAGTGCTGGCATTGCCGATTGAAATGGTCTGGCAAGGCTTTTCACTCTTCATCGGTGGTATTCAGGCATATGTGTTTGTCATTTTGACAGGTGTATTCATCTCACAGTTGTCGGGTAACGAGTAA
- a CDS encoding cold-shock protein, which produces MEKGTVKWFNGEKGYGFITRESGEDVFAHFSAIQGDGFKTLDEGQAVTFDVETSDRGLQATNITKG; this is translated from the coding sequence ATGGAAAAAGGCACAGTAAAGTGGTTTAACGGAGAAAAGGGTTACGGATTCATCACACGCGAAAGCGGCGAAGATGTATTTGCACACTTCTCAGCAATCCAAGGCGACGGCTTCAAGACTCTTGACGAAGGTCAAGCAGTTACATTTGACGTTGAAACTTCAGACCGCGGTTTGCAAGCAACAAACATCACAAAGGGTTAA
- the atpE gene encoding F0F1 ATP synthase subunit C — MDLHNLGVIAAGLAAAGAAVGGGIGNGVLISQFLAGMSRQPELEGRLLSRMFLGVALVEVMPILSIVFAFMLMGK; from the coding sequence ATGGATTTGCACAATCTTGGTGTAATCGCAGCAGGTCTTGCAGCTGCTGGAGCCGCCGTTGGTGGTGGTATTGGTAACGGTGTTTTGATTTCACAGTTCTTGGCAGGCATGAGCCGTCAACCAGAACTTGAAGGTCGTTTGTTGTCACGTATGTTCTTGGGTGTTGCGTTGGTCGAAGTTATGCCAATTTTGTCAATTGTCTTCGCCTTCATGTTGATGGGCAAGTAA